The nucleotide sequence GGCCTCGGCGAGGCGGTCAATACGAACCAGGTTGGCGGCGTCGAGCGGCGATGAGGTGGGAGTCTCGGTCACCCAGGCGATTATGGCGATTCGAGGTATTAGGGGCAAGGGTGCAAGCACCCACACCCGCCGACCATCGCCGACGCGCCCGTGCGGCCCGCACCGGCCGGCGACCTCGGCCTCAGTCGTCCAGGACGCCCGCCCAGGCCAGGAAGTCCACGGTCCACCGCACGGCCGTCTCGTAGTTCGCGTCGCCGAAACCGTGCCCCGCACCGGGGATGCGCTCCAGGCGGGCGTCGGTCAGGGTGCGGGCGGCCGCCTGTGAGACGGCGAGGGGCACGTCGGCGTCCGCCTCGCCGTGCACCAGCAGCACCGGCGAGGGGTAGCGGCCCATGGCGGCCTCGACGTCGCGGGTCCAGAGGTCGCGGGCGAAGTCCCGTCCGAGCGTGATGTCACGGCCGTCGACGCGGGACGTGAAGGTCTCCGGCACCGCGTCGAGGCGTCCGAAGCGGCTCCGGACCGAGGCGGGTGCCCCGAGCGCCGGGTACCACAGGGCCAGTGCGGTGATCTGCGCCGGGTGGGCGGCGGCCGCCAGCATTGCCACCAGCCCGCCCTGGCTGCGGCCGAACAGGGCGGTGCGGGCGGCATCCACAAAGGGCCAGGTGCGGGCGGTCTTCAATACGGCATCCAGGTCGGCCAGTTCGGCGCCGATGGTCATGGCGGTGGTCGGGCCTGTGGTCGGGGCTCCTCCCCCGCGAAAGCTGGGGGCGATGGCGACGGCGCCCGCGGCGGCCAGGCGCTGGGCGACCGGCGCCACCCGCAGCCCGGACTCCCCCAGCCCGTGGCAGCACACCACCAGCGGGGCGCGCAGCCGCCCGGCCGCGGCGGCGCGGGGAACGTAGGTCAGGGCGTGGACGAGCCCGCCCGGGTCGGTGCCGGCCGCGCCGACCGGTACCGCCAGCTCGCGGGCGAGGTAGTCGTTCATACCA is from Actinomyces sp. 432 and encodes:
- a CDS encoding alpha/beta hydrolase family protein; the encoded protein is MNDYLARELAVPVGAAGTDPGGLVHALTYVPRAAAAGRLRAPLVVCCHGLGESGLRVAPVAQRLAAAGAVAIAPSFRGGGAPTTGPTTAMTIGAELADLDAVLKTARTWPFVDAARTALFGRSQGGLVAMLAAAAHPAQITALALWYPALGAPASVRSRFGRLDAVPETFTSRVDGRDITLGRDFARDLWTRDVEAAMGRYPSPVLLVHGEADADVPLAVSQAAARTLTDARLERIPGAGHGFGDANYETAVRWTVDFLAWAGVLDD